CACCAGTCCGAACGCTCCGACGAACCGGGACATCCTCGGGACGTGGATGCTGTCGGTATTGGCCGGTCACAAGCGCTACGCGCACGTCACCGCGTTGCGGGGCGACGGCGTCAGCCCGCAGGTTCTCGGGATGCGCCGGATCGTCAGCGAGGACGCACTTCGCCGTGCGCTTGGACGGATCGATGAAGAAACGGGTACGGCCTGGATGCGCAGGCATCTGATGCGCAGCATCACCCCGGCGTTGTCCGAGCCGTGGATTCTCGATGTCGACACGACGATCAAGACGCTCTACGGCCGCCAGGAGGGCGCGGAGATCGGCTACAACCCGTGGAAACCGGGCCGTCCCTCCCACGCATACCACACCTACTGGGTCGGGAACCTCCGCCTGGTTCTTGATGTCGAGGTGAGCGGCGGCAAGGCGCACACGGGCAGCCACGCGCTTCCCGGCCTCTCCCGTCTGTTGGAGGAACTTCCTCCGGAACGCCGTCCCTTCCTCGTTCGTGGCGACTGCGGCTTCGGCAACGACACAGTTCTTCGGGAGATGGAAGCACGCCAACAGCCGTACCTGTTCAAGCTCAAGCAGTCGAAGAATGTCCGGCGGTTGCTGGTTCGCCAGTTTCAGCGCGACGACTGGGTCGATGCGGGACAGGGGTGGAAAACCGTGGAAGA
The Deltaproteobacteria bacterium genome window above contains:
- a CDS encoding transposase — its product is TSPNAPTNRDILGTWMLSVLAGHKRYAHVTALRGDGVSPQVLGMRRIVSEDALRRALGRIDEETGTAWMRRHLMRSITPALSEPWILDVDTTIKTLYGRQEGAEIGYNPWKPGRPSHAYHTYWVGNLRLVLDVEVSGGKAHTGSHALPGLSRLLEELPPERRPFLVRGDCGFGNDTVLREMEARQQPYLFKLKQSKNVRRLLVRQFQRDDWVDAGQGWKTVEDEIKLAGWERTRRVVILRRPVKEELALARRKGMQVEMLFPDDAGTVCYEYAVLVAGCPVDTAAIAQLYRDRADAENGFDELKNQWGWGGYTTRDIARCRLTARMVALVYNWWSWYNRMARPGARLEAVTSRPLLLAAIGRTVRHSGQNHLYLTPMHAAGRVIAAMISTIRAGLQHVKHIAEQLPSRDRWELLVRYIVERILASAQAVRRNQPALPATAAG